The Bradyrhizobium barranii subsp. barranii genome segment TCCTCCGAGGGTGCCTGCATCTTCATCATGACCATCCGCCGCAGCGCCACCGAGCGCTCCAGCGAGCGGATGTTGGCGCGCGCCAGATGGCCGTAGGCCGGAATGTAGCGATCGGTCAGCTCGTCGAGCAGGACGCCGACCTGGCTCGACATCACCATCGAAAGAATCGCGGTGACCAGCATCAGGACGATCAATCCGAGGGCTATCCCGACGATCTTGCGCCTGATCGACTGGTTGAAAAGTGGCATGAGCGGTGGGGGTAAGAGCTGAAAGGACCGGTTGGGAACTCAATACACCGGTTTTGGCGGCGGGAACACGCGCAATCTGGCCCTCGCGACGCCCCTGACCGCGCGCAACCGTCGCGCGAGCCCCATTCGTTAACAAAGGTTGAAGGCATTACCTTTCCGCCATTTCGGAAGTTCCCGAGTTCCCATCGGTATTTTGCCGCATTGTTGAAGGAGCGTGAGGACTGCGAAACGATGTCGTGGCATCGTTTTGGGTGTCGTCTTTGATTCTCAAGCCGCATGTCGTCGCGGACCTTGGTTTGTAGTGGTTTCGCAGGGGGACCATCGAATGAACCAGTGCCTACGCTCGCTCGCGTGTGTCGTTGCCGTGGCCGCATTGGCCCTTCTTCCTGCCGAGTTGGCAGCGAAGAGCAGTCACAAATCGTCGGCGTCAAAGAAAACGCATGAGACGAAAGCCGGCGGCAAGCAGCGTCACGCTGCCGCGAAGTCGCGCCACGGCAAGCATGCCGACGCCAAGCGCAAGCCCAAGAAGGACGACGAGCCCTTGGACAAGCCGGCGCCGCCGCCGCTCACCGGCGACCTCGCCGCGCTGAAGGACGCCATCGATCTCGCGCGCAAGGGCAAGACCGACGATGCGAGCGCCGCGCGCGACCGCATTGCCGATCCGGCCGGACAGAAGCTCGCCGACTGGTTCCTGCTGCGCCATTCCGAGAGCACGGCACCCTTCAAGCGCTACGCCGCCTTCCTCGCCGCCAATCCGGACTGGCCGAGCAGCGCCCTACTCCGCCGCCGCGCCGAAGCGCGGCTGTGGCAGGAGAAGAGCGGCGCGGCGGCCGTGCACAAGTTCACGATGGACCGGCCGACCAGCGCCAAGGGCAAGTTCGCGCTCGCCCGCGTGCTCCTGAGTGAAGGCGACAATGACAGGGCTACGCGCCTGGTGCGCGAGGCCTGGCGCACGGACGAATTGTCCGAGCGCAGCGAGGAGGATTCCTACGAGGCGTTCCGCGATCTCCTGACCGCTGACGATCATCGCGCCCGCATGGACAAGCGCCTCGGCGCCAAGGACTACGCCGGTGCAAGGCGCGCCGCAAAACGGCTTGGCGAAGACGCGCTCGCGATCGTCAAGGCCTGCTCGGCGGTCACCGGCAAGGCCAACAAGGCCAAGGATTATCTCGAGGACGTCTCGACCGAAGCACGCCGCGATCTCGGCTATGTCCTGTGCCGCGCGCAGTGGCATCTCCAGAACGACCGCATCGACGACGCCGCCGAGTTGATCCTGGCCGCCGCGCCCGACACGATGGCGGCCCAGGACACCGATGCCTGGTGGCGCGAGCGCCGCCTGCTCGCGCGAAAGCTTCTCGACCAGGGCAAGTTCAAGACCGCCTACGACGTGGTGCGCGCGGCGGCGGTGCCCGTGATGGAAGTCTATCGCGTCGACTACCACTTCATGTGCGGCTGGATTGCGCTGCGCTATCTCGACGATCCCAAGGCGGCCATGGTGCATTTCGCCGCGATCGATGAAGGCTCGGCCAATCCGATCGCACTGTCGCGGGCGCATTACTGGCGCGGCCGCGCGGCCGAGGCGATGGGGGCGACGGCGGATGCGCGCATGAGCTATCAGGCCGCCGCGCGCTATCCGACCGCCTATTACGGCCAGCTCGCACGCGCCAGGCTCGGCGTCGACGGGATCGAGCTGCGCCCGCCCTCGCCCGTGCTGGCCGCGGCCGATACACAGCCCGCGGACGAGCGCGTCCGCGCTGCCGAGATGCTCTACGGCATCGGCGAGCGCGACATGGTGTTCTATTACGCCGAGGATTTTGCCAAAGAGAGCACCGACGTCGCAGCGCTGGAAGCGCTCGGCGAGCTCGCCGGCCGGCGCAACGATGCGCGCGTGATGCTGGAGGTCGGCAAGTCGGCGCTGGCGCGCGGGCTTGCGCTCGACCATTACGCCTTCCCGACCATCGGCATTCCCGAGCACAAGCAGGTCGCGCCCGCGATCGAGACCAGCGTGATCTATTCGGTGGCACGCACCGAAAGCTCGTTCGACCAACGCGACAAGTCTGCCGCCAACGCGGTCGGGCTGATGCAGGTGACCCCGGAGGCGGGACGCGATACCGCAAAGCGCTTTGGCCTGACCTATGACTGGGACAGGATGGTGTCCGATCCCGTCTATAACACCCAGATGGGTGCGGCCGAGCTCAGCGCGCTGCTGTCGGAATATCGCGGCGACCAGATCATGACCTTCGCCGGCTACAATGCCGGCCGCGGCCGGGTGCGCGAATGGGTGCAGGCGCGCGGCGACCCGCGCGACCCCAAGGTCGATCCGGTCGACTGGGTCGAGCGCATCCCGCTGTCGGAGACACGCAACTACGTCCAGCGCGTGATGGAGAATGTGCTGGTCTACCGCGCCCGGTTCGAGGGCAGTGGCACGGCCACGGCGAAGTCCGAGCAACGCGTCACGACGCACGAAGTCAGCGCGGCACCCACGGCAGCGGCCGCAGCCGCCGCGCCCTAGCTTCGCAACGCCGGGGCTGGACGCGGCGCGAAGCTGGATGCAGTGACTGCGGCCGCCGACTCTGCGCGGCCCGCATCGTTAGGCTAGCCGTCACCTCCTTCCGTGGTCAGAAGGTTCGTGCGCGCGCAGAAATGCTTCCGTCAGCGCGCCCGAGAGCGCGCCGAATTGCATCATCCAGCTCCAGCTCGAAATGGCCGCTAACACCGTGACCATCTCGAGCGAACTGCGGTAAGGCCAGAGCGCTTCCATGCTCGTCTGCTGATACCGGCGGTAGCAATCATACTCGCAGTACTGCCGTTGCGTGGACACATGCCGGACGTAGCTCGAGCCCAGCGGCCGGGCGCACGCGCTGCAGGTGACGCCATGGCGCGGTTGGTCCTGGTTGACGAGCATGAATTTCAACGTCCTGTCCTCCCCTGCCAGCAGCTGCATCGGCCCATGCGCCTCGCCCACCCGTCAGCTCAAGACGCCGCTTGCGCTCGCCTCTCGATCAACGGCGCCGCTTCGTGATGGAGCGCGTAACACTCGTAGCCGCAATAGGGCAGCAGCGTCTTCGCGTCGCGCAGATAGCCGCCGCTGATCTCCTCGCAGCACCATAGACAGAATGTCTTGCGGAAAGGGGTCCTGCCGTTCACCAATATGAATCTCACGTGGCACCTCCCAACGCGAAGCAGTAGACCGTGTCGACCAGAGAGGCGGACGGCGGCGGCGCGCAAAGATGGTTGCGGCCGTCGGGATTGTCCCTGTTTCGCTCGACCTTCTGGGATGGAATGAGGATGTACTTCCCGTCCTCCCGGCGCCGCGCGTAGATCCGGCCGTCGACATATCGCACCTCGGTCGGGTAGCAATCCGCGCTGTTGCAGCAGCTGAGCACGGGATTATCGGGCATGTGCCAGCTGGAATAGAACTTCTCGTGCAGGAGCTGATCCTGGAGTGGATGATGACGATGTGCACCATCCTGTCCGAGCTCGTCGGCCTTCACTCCCGTTACCAACGGAAGCGGCAGCGCGATCATCAAGAGGAGCTTGCAAGCACGGTTCAGCACGCAGCCTCCGGTTCAGAATTGCCGAATGGAGCCGATCGAAGGGCTAATCCTCATGCCGCCTGAAATCGAAACAACCATCGGCGGTCGCGTTCGCGGCGCGCCCTGAAGCGATCGAGACATTTTCTGGAGCACAGCGGCGCTCGCCACGAATAATATCGGATCAGGCCAAACTTGCCGCTACAGACAGCGCAAGCTTTTACGGCAGGGCCACGCTCGGAGTGTTCAGGCGTATCGCACATCATGCTCTCCTCCCGGCTCTCATGGGCGTGGCTTCGCGCGTACGCTGACGCCCGACCATCCACGCTCGTTACTGAAATGCGGCCTCTCAATCGCGACCAGCCAATCGTGCAGCAGGTCGGGCAATGGACGCGGAGCCATCAGCAGCACATCGAGCTAATCGCCGGCTTGTGGCCTTGCACATCGCGTCCCTTCGATGGTTGTGAGACTAGTCCGCATGCAACGGACGACTCAATTGTACGGAGGTAAATGTGCGCTATGACTTGGGATGCGCGAGCTATACGTAGGTTTGTCCCGTAGTTTTCCGGGCCTTCGCCGCACCTTCGCAACGAGACGGCGCAAGGCCGGCAGGCTGCACGGCTGCCGCGAGTTTCGGCGCGGAGTCTACTTTGGTCGGAGGGAATTGCTCCCCTGATTGCAAAGTGCTCTACTTGCTTCGACCCCTGCGAGCCGGGACGCCCGCGATGATGCCTGGCCAAATCGCGAAATTTGGTAATTCGGCCGCACAATTGCTGCTCGGCGGCCTCGCGGCGCTTCGATCTTTCGGCACCGGCGAGAAGGACAGTTCCGCGGTCGGTGATGACTCGCGACAGGACATCGTCGATCTACGCGACGCCGTGAAGCAGTGGCGCGAGGTGTTCGAGCATAATCCGGTCATGTATTTCATGGTCGATCCGGCCGGGACGGTGCTCAACGTGAACACGTTTGGCGCCGCACAGTTGGGTTACACGGCGACCGAGTTGACCGGCCAATCCGTGCTGAACGTCTTTTTCGAGGAAGACCGCGACTTCGTCCGTCAATGCGTAGGGTTGTGCCTGGAAACCGTGGACCAGTCGCACACCTGGGAGATTCGCAAGATCCGCAAAGACGGCTCGGTTCTCTGGGTCCGTGAAAACGCCAAGGCGATGCTGCGCGGCGACGGCACGCCGGTCGTGCTGGTCGCCTGCGAAAACATCACCCAGCGCAAGGAGGCGGAGGATGCGCTGCGGCAGAGCGAGGCCTACCTCGCCCAGGCTCAGGAACTGAGCCGCACGGGCAGCTTCGGCTTGAGCCCCGCGACCGACGAGATCTTCTGGTCGAGGGAAACCTTTCGCATTTTCCAATGTGCCCCGGCCATGCAGCCGAACCTGAGCTTCGTTTTTCAGCGCATCCATCCCGAGGACCGCGATGCGGTCCGCAAGACCCTTGATCGAGCCTTCCGCGAAGCGGAGGATTTCGACCATGAATATCGCCTGTTGATGCCGGATGGATCCATCAAATATCTCCATTCCGTGGCACGCGCGGTGAGACGTGCATCCGGGCGCATCGAGTTCGCCGGCGCTGTCACCGATGTCACGATTGCAAAGGAAACAGAGAAGAGGCTGCGCCGCAGTGAGGCCTATCTGGCCGAAGCCCAGCGCCTCAGCCATACGAGCAGCTGGGCCTGGGACGTGCGTCGTCAGGAGTTTGCCTACCGATCGGCTGAGCTCTACCGCCTGTTCGGATTTGAGCCGGACCAGATCGATGTCCCGGCGCGGGCTTTCCAGCAACGGATCCTCGCCGATGACTTTCGACGAATTGCCGACGTGGAACGTCGCGCAATCCATCAGGGGGAGCCCTTCGAAATCGACTTTCGGATTGCGCGTCCGGACGGTTCGATACGACGTGTCCATACGGAGGGACATCCTGTGAAAGGCGGCGATGGCGATGTGATGGAAATCATCGGCACGCACGTGGACGTCACCGAGCAGTTCGCCGCAAAAGAAGCACTGCAAAAGGCCTTTGACGAGCTCAAGCAATCCGAGCAGCGCTTCCGCGACTATGCCGAAACCGCATCGGACTGGTTTTGGGAGACCGGACCGGATCACCGCATCACCCGGATATCGGAACACGCCGACACGGCCAGTCCGGTGCCGACGGGCTTGATCGGGCTGACCCGTTGGGACATTCCGCCCGATGCCGAGTTCGAGCCCGAGAAGTGGGAGCAGCATCGCGCGGCGCTCGATGCCCACCTTCCGTTCCGCGACCTGGTTTACCGCAGCAGGGATCGCAACGGATCTCAGATTTACGTGCGCACCAGCGGCAAGCCCTTCCATGACGAGAATGGTAACTTTCTCGGCTATAGGGGCGTCAGCAGCGATGTGACGGCGGCAATCCGCACCGAGCAGGCCGAAGATGCCCTGCGCAAAGCGCAAGCCGAGCTCGCTCATGTCACGCGCATCACGACGCTCGGCGAGCTCACCGCCTCGATTGCCCACGAAATCAACCAGCCTCTCGCCGCCGTCATTTCCAATGCCGACGCCTGTATCGGTTGGCTCGGCCGCGACCCGGCCGATCTCGACGCTGCGCGCCGTTCCGTCGAATGGATCGTCGAGGACGCCAATCGGGCCAGCGAGGTGATCCGCCGGATCCGGGCGCTCGCGAAAAAGACCGAAATCGAGATGGTCCCAGTCGACATCAATCAGGTCGTGAGGGAGGTGATGGCCCTCGTTCGGCGCGAGCTCGCTACCCATGCCGTGTCGGTGCGGATGGAGTTGTCGTCGGGCCTGCCCAACATTTGCGGCGATCGGATCCAGCTCCAGCAGGTGCTGATCAACCTCGTCATGAACGGGATCGAAGCCATGCAAGCCAATGTCGAGCTCCCGCGCGAGCTGGCAATTCGCTCCAGTCGGGACGGCGACGAGCACCTGCTTCTTACCGTGACGGATCGCGGTCTCGGCCTTGACGGCGACGTGACAGACCGCATGTTCATGCCGTTCTTCACCACAAAGTCGAGCGGCCTGGGGATGGGACTATCGATCTGCCGATCGATCATCGAGGCTCACGCGGGCCGGCTTTCGGCATTCCCAAATGAGGGGAGCGGTGCAACATTCCAGATTGCCCTGCCCTTCCCACACGAGGCCGCGTCGTGACCGACCACGCCAAGCCAACGCAGGCACAGGCACAGGCGGGGGCCGATGATCCGATCGTCCTGATCGTCGATGACGATCCGTCGATGCGGCGGGCGCTCACCAATCTCTTCCAATCGGTCGGCCTCAGGGTGGAGGCCTTCGGCTCGGCGGCGGAGGTCATGGAAGCCAAGCCGCCGGGGGTCCCCAGTTGCCTCGTGCTCGACATCCGCCTGCCCGGCTCGAGCGGCTTCGACCTCCAGGCGGACCTCGTGAAGGCCGACATTCGCACGCCTATCATCTTCATCACCGGTCATGGCGATATCCCTATGACGGTCCGGGCCATGAAGAGTGGCGCCATCGATTTTTTGACCAAGCCGGTGCGCGACCAGGACATGCTGGACGCAGTCCAGGCTGCGATCGAACGGGATCGCAAGCGGCGCGATGCCGAGAAGTCGGTCTCAAGCGTGCGCGCTCGCTTTGAAGGCCTGACGGCGCGTC includes the following:
- a CDS encoding lytic transglycosylase domain-containing protein gives rise to the protein MNQCLRSLACVVAVAALALLPAELAAKSSHKSSASKKTHETKAGGKQRHAAAKSRHGKHADAKRKPKKDDEPLDKPAPPPLTGDLAALKDAIDLARKGKTDDASAARDRIADPAGQKLADWFLLRHSESTAPFKRYAAFLAANPDWPSSALLRRRAEARLWQEKSGAAAVHKFTMDRPTSAKGKFALARVLLSEGDNDRATRLVREAWRTDELSERSEEDSYEAFRDLLTADDHRARMDKRLGAKDYAGARRAAKRLGEDALAIVKACSAVTGKANKAKDYLEDVSTEARRDLGYVLCRAQWHLQNDRIDDAAELILAAAPDTMAAQDTDAWWRERRLLARKLLDQGKFKTAYDVVRAAAVPVMEVYRVDYHFMCGWIALRYLDDPKAAMVHFAAIDEGSANPIALSRAHYWRGRAAEAMGATADARMSYQAAARYPTAYYGQLARARLGVDGIELRPPSPVLAAADTQPADERVRAAEMLYGIGERDMVFYYAEDFAKESTDVAALEALGELAGRRNDARVMLEVGKSALARGLALDHYAFPTIGIPEHKQVAPAIETSVIYSVARTESSFDQRDKSAANAVGLMQVTPEAGRDTAKRFGLTYDWDRMVSDPVYNTQMGAAELSALLSEYRGDQIMTFAGYNAGRGRVREWVQARGDPRDPKVDPVDWVERIPLSETRNYVQRVMENVLVYRARFEGSGTATAKSEQRVTTHEVSAAPTAAAAAAAP
- a CDS encoding PAS domain S-box protein, whose translation is MMPGQIAKFGNSAAQLLLGGLAALRSFGTGEKDSSAVGDDSRQDIVDLRDAVKQWREVFEHNPVMYFMVDPAGTVLNVNTFGAAQLGYTATELTGQSVLNVFFEEDRDFVRQCVGLCLETVDQSHTWEIRKIRKDGSVLWVRENAKAMLRGDGTPVVLVACENITQRKEAEDALRQSEAYLAQAQELSRTGSFGLSPATDEIFWSRETFRIFQCAPAMQPNLSFVFQRIHPEDRDAVRKTLDRAFREAEDFDHEYRLLMPDGSIKYLHSVARAVRRASGRIEFAGAVTDVTIAKETEKRLRRSEAYLAEAQRLSHTSSWAWDVRRQEFAYRSAELYRLFGFEPDQIDVPARAFQQRILADDFRRIADVERRAIHQGEPFEIDFRIARPDGSIRRVHTEGHPVKGGDGDVMEIIGTHVDVTEQFAAKEALQKAFDELKQSEQRFRDYAETASDWFWETGPDHRITRISEHADTASPVPTGLIGLTRWDIPPDAEFEPEKWEQHRAALDAHLPFRDLVYRSRDRNGSQIYVRTSGKPFHDENGNFLGYRGVSSDVTAAIRTEQAEDALRKAQAELAHVTRITTLGELTASIAHEINQPLAAVISNADACIGWLGRDPADLDAARRSVEWIVEDANRASEVIRRIRALAKKTEIEMVPVDINQVVREVMALVRRELATHAVSVRMELSSGLPNICGDRIQLQQVLINLVMNGIEAMQANVELPRELAIRSSRDGDEHLLLTVTDRGLGLDGDVTDRMFMPFFTTKSSGLGMGLSICRSIIEAHAGRLSAFPNEGSGATFQIALPFPHEAAS
- a CDS encoding response regulator transcription factor, translating into MTDHAKPTQAQAQAGADDPIVLIVDDDPSMRRALTNLFQSVGLRVEAFGSAAEVMEAKPPGVPSCLVLDIRLPGSSGFDLQADLVKADIRTPIIFITGHGDIPMTVRAMKSGAIDFLTKPVRDQDMLDAVQAAIERDRKRRDAEKSVSSVRARFEGLTARQRDILALVASGLMNKQVAAELGLAEITVKIYRGQIMRKMGAKSLADLVRMTEVLGIPRPGGKVQT